ctggagatatgtgtttgtagagatccagatgtatcttcctacatctcaggctgatttcgtgggtgttcaggatggtctggtagatatccaggtcgattcaggggaccagctgaaaaaaggtcccctaatcctccgccatcttttttcctccccaacacccagtgttcattacaacacgtgccctccataatacccattacccagttatcccattcccccacccccccgaggggattatgctaagtgaaataagtcaagcggagaaagacaattatatgatttcactcatatgtggaacataagggagAGCGCAGAGacatttttctactttctatATGTAGCCCTGTACCAGTATAAATGTCCCTCTTAGAATTACTTTTCCTTTAGGTCCATAATAAATTGGAACCCTCTGGCTCAAAATTgagaagttattttttctttcagtaataaTAGTTGTAGAACTCTTTTAGGAGATTCTAAGGATTGGAGTCCAGAAACAGGTAACACTATAACAGATTATGAAACTAGAATACAGtagaaaaatataggaaaaacgTGAATACAATAAGAGTAAAAGCCTAAAATAACCTATAATGAGGATTCCtagaaaatcttattttcatgAGTGATCATGGAGGAGGAATTTCATGGCCACCCCAAAGTTCTGAAAATAATGTTCTGTCATTTTCTGGACCTGCATtatgcaatataaaaataaaattttagctaAATATATCCACAtagaaaaatgattatttctacCAACTATTAATATGTAAAAAACTACCTTATCTGGGAAGTGAGGAATTATGAAGACCTATAGGGAGAGGGATTATTTTGTATGAGGTTTCAGGCTCCCATAATCATGTTGACAAGTAGTAAAGAATTATAACTTATCTCTGAAATTCCCCAGATTATTTTATCAGTATTAAACagaattaaggggcacctgggtggctcagtaggttaagggtctccctttggtttaggtcatgatcccagggacctgagacagagccccacattggggtccctgctagcagagtctgcttctccctttctctattcttctgcctctccctctgcttgtgcttgctctctctttctctcaaataaataaatttaaaaaacccagaaattaacataaataaatacaaaacactgGTGAATAAATTTATTCAGCAAGTTGTTTTccataaataatatgtattaagCAGCAACTTTGAAGAAGGATTTGGGAAAGTGTTAAGTATAAAAGCCTTTGCTGGATAGCCTTGCTGTTTTACATGTTACTATACCATTAACACCAATCATCTTCATGTGTTGTTAGTTACCTAGTACTGTGTGAAATGCAGTCTTATCTAGGTGTATCATGTATATGTAAATAGATctatttttgctattgtaaaaATATCTGTACCTATTATTACTCTGTAATTGGCATCTGAGCAGTACTGTTTTGAGAGAAAAAGGTACCATTTATTTATCATATATGAGTAAATGCCATTTCTCAATGTATGCAAAgcctatatattaaaaaattctattttttataataatatttttattatattatgtttgtcaccatacagtacatccccggtttttgatgtaaagttccatgattcattagttgcgtataacacccagtgcaccatgcaataaatgccctcctttctacccatcaccagcctatctcattcccccacccccctcccctctgaagccctcagtttgtttctcagagtccatagtctctcatgcttcattcccccttctgattacttccctttctttatccctttcttctaccgatcttcctagttctcatgttccatagatgagagaagccatatgaaaattctaaataaaaagtaggaaatagaaacaaaaagcacagaatgaagaaagagaatctaAATATCAATAAGGTCCATTCTttggcttttattattataattaatctTACAGTCAAGTTAATCCACCCTCCCCATGGATAAAAATGATCATAGTGATTCCATTTGTAATTGTGTAGAGACAAGGCTACAGTAGTTACAGTTGTGTATGTTTACTTTGTTTCccaaaaaagaacatttcttacGACTGTAGAAACCTGTCCAGGCTTCAGGTACCGACTCTTCAGTTTTGACATAGCTGCCTTCACTTCTTTGTTCCTCAGAGTGTAGATAACTGGGTTTAAAATGGGAGTAAAGATGGTGTAAAACACAGCAAGGACTTTGTCAACAGAGTAACTGCTGAAGGGCCACACATAGATGAAGATGCATGGTCCAAAGAACAGTATGACAACAGTGATATGAGCAGTCAGTGTGGAGCGTGCCTTTGCCATGCTAGCAGAGGAACGGTTCCTGACTGTGATAAGTATCACAGTGTAGGAGAcaaccaagagaagaaaagaactcaTAGAAAGAAAGCCACTGTCTGCAACTATAAGCAGGCTGACAACGTAAGTGTCTATGCAGGCCAGCTTGGTCACTAGAGGGAGGTCACAGAAAAAACTGTCTACCTGATTCGGGCCACAAAAAGGCAAGTTAACAGTAAATGCCAACTGGCTAGTAGTGTGGATGAAACCCACAAGCCAGGAGATGAGAACGAGAATAATACACACACGGCGGCTCATTATCGTCATGTAGTGGAGAGGTTTGCATATAGCAACATAACGGTCATAAGCCATGGATACAAGGAGCACCATTTCGCTGCCAGTGAAAAGGTGAACAAAGAAAATCTGGGCCAGGCAGGCATCAAAAGAAATAGTCTTGTGCTCAACCAGAAAGTCTGCAATCATTTTGGGGGTAGCAAAAGAGGCAACACATATATCTATAAAAGAGAGGTTTGCGAGCAgaaagtacatgggggtgtgaagGCGGGAATCTGAGGTTACCGTGAGGATGATAAGAAAGTTTCCCAGCAGTATTGCTAGGTAAAGTAGTGAAAATATGAGAAACAAGAAAGGTTGGAGCTCCTTGGAATTAGAGAGGCCCAGCAACACAAACTCGGTCACCCAGGAATGATTTATCTCATTCATTGACTTTGGAAGGAATTTATCTTGTTACCTGAataggagagagacaaagatcaATCAGTGAGCAtggctttcatttcatttcccaCTTCCCTCCTTAGATGTTCTAATTTCTACTTACATTTATGTATCTGAATTTTCatgcatcattaaaaattatatagccagcataataacaataatgaagaGGGATGGATGGGAGAGTTGTTGAGATGTTTGACATTGGTATATCCAGTTATATGAATTTGAGAAATGTGATCTACTTACTttacaaatgaaattgaaaatctgaaatGTTTTCTTGACATTATAGAAATCCAGTCTAAGAAATTACAGAGCCAAAATctgaatcagtttttttttttacaaactgcATAACAATTTTTTGAATGGCTAACACAGAGGAAGACAATTTCACAATGTTGACCCCAAAAGTTAGACACAAAATTGTGTATAGTATAGGAACCTGTTTAAGTAAAGTTCAAAAATAGGCTATACTAATCTATGATATTAAAAAGGCTCCTGGAGTGGTTATCCTGAAAGGGGAATAAGAACTGTTAGGTGACAGGATGGGCATCTGATGTGCTGgtaatgttctgtttcctgatgtgGTTGATAGGTACATGGAAGTGTTTACTTTGTGGAAAACTTACAAGGTGTGCAAGATCTGCCATGTGTACTtttgtgcatattttatttattaataaaaaatccAGGAGATAAAGAGATACCATTAGATTGTGTGAGAGCTCATAGGCAGAATCATTGCCTTGAGTGATTAGATCTTATTCCCTTCTCTATTCAAATTGTATGAACTAAAATACAAAACCTTGCAAAACCCAAAAATCTAGAGGTTATTGGAACTCTTCCTAGAGTTGTGACTCAACTCTTCCTGGAGTTCTATTATAAGAAGGAATCTAGTGCATTTGTTCTTTTCAATTATTCCCTCATGTTAAGCTTCATTAAGCTCAGCCATTGTTGCTAATAGCCACAGATGTATTACTGAGTTATGACTGACATTTTATTTGATTTGGtggggcttttaaaaattatagttgtATTATACAGTAGTATTCATAGTAAGAAATTCAGAGCATGGaaaaacaatatttcttcttttttactcaGTTATTCTACATTCTGTTTTATCAACACTTTCTCCCTTTTAtgttatttatacttttataagCTATCTGGAACTTGGAAACATTGTATagtgaataagaaaaataaaatgtgaaatgtaaaGAAATCTCTCACTATATACCTCTAAATCAGGTCTTTGGAAGAGTGTCTTATTTTAGTGGTTTCTAATTATCTGCAGTTTTTGATATTAATGTCTTCTTAAATTGCAATGTCTTCTTAACTGCAAATCGCCTAGTGTTTCCTTGAGTTTCGCTGGAGGATTTACACATAAAGACAGGGCATGTGATGAATAATTTTAACTTCCTGGAACCAAATTCAGTGACTCACCCCTATATTTAAAATCTCCAGTTCTCTGGAAAATTCCCCCAAAGAATTAATTCACATATCATCACCAATTATATCAAAGTTATGGCTCTAGGATTTTCAAAAGAGACTAACAACAGCATCTGAAGTCAGAACAGGCTGGAGGTAAGATAATATAATGGACTAAGTTTGTCTTTGAGGAGCCACCACATTCTCCTCAGTgcatttttcccttcctcattACTTCTTGGTAGCCTGTTTTTAAGTGAACTCCAGGTACAGCATGGCCTATCCTCCCTGGGAAACACCCTGACCCTTAGACTCC
This genomic window from Ursus arctos isolate Adak ecotype North America unplaced genomic scaffold, UrsArc2.0 scaffold_6, whole genome shotgun sequence contains:
- the LOC113249204 gene encoding olfactory receptor 4K15 yields the protein MNEINHSWVTEFVLLGLSNSKELQPFLFLIFSLLYLAILLGNFLIILTVTSDSRLHTPMYFLLANLSFIDICVASFATPKMIADFLVEHKTISFDACLAQIFFVHLFTGSEMVLLVSMAYDRYVAICKPLHYMTIMSRRVCIILVLISWLVGFIHTTSQLAFTVNLPFCGPNQVDSFFCDLPLVTKLACIDTYVVSLLIVADSGFLSMSSFLLLVVSYTVILITVRNRSSASMAKARSTLTAHITVVILFFGPCIFIYVWPFSSYSVDKVLAVFYTIFTPILNPVIYTLRNKEVKAAMSKLKSRYLKPGQVSTVVRNVLFWETK